From Lewinellaceae bacterium:
TTGACGCGATCCTGGGGCAGAAAGAATATTTCTCAAGTTACGTCTTTGAAGACACGGCAGCAGATTTATTGGCAAAGGACCCGCAGCTTGCTGCTGAATTCGAAGCTAAGAAGCAGGCAGACGCTGATTTTGCAGCCAATGCCCGGGCACAGCTGAATTTCGTCTATCAGCATTCGCCCTACTACGAAAAAACATTCCGTTTGTATCCTGTCGGCCGGATATTGCGTCAATAATCAGAAGGAATTGCTTGTCGTTGACTGGAGGTAAGACCAGTGCCATGAATTAAAAAGGCAATTGTGCTAATTTTGGACACCTAACGAAAGAAGATTTATGACCTACGATGATTTTACCATAAAAGCGCAGGAGTGCATTCTGGAGGGACAGAAGCTGGCCGGCACCCTGCATCAGCAGCAGGTTGACACCACCCATTTGTTATTGGGTATCATGAATTCGGAGGAGAGCATCAGCTCCTTTCTGCTGCAAAAGATGCACGTTGATATGGACCAGCTGCGGACCATCCTGGATCAGGCCATCCGCAACTATCCTCGTTCTGAAGGCGCCAATAAACAATTTCTGAGCAGTGATGCGAATGCAGCTCTGGCCCGGGCTAAAAAAATGATGCCCATCTTCGGGGATGAATACATCTCCGTTGAGCTGATCCTGCTGGGTATCCTCCAGGGGAAGGACAAGGCAGCGAGTCTGTTGCAGGGACTGGGAGCCACCGAGACAGCCATGAAAGAAGCCATCCGTGAACTTCGGCAGGGCCGGAAGGTAGATGACCCCAATGTGGATAATCAATACAACGCACTGAAAAAATACACGATCAATCTCAACGACCGGGCTGCCAATGGTGACCTGGACCCGATCATCGGGCGGGATGATGAGATCCGTCGTATCCTGCAGATCCTGTCCCGAAGGAGTAAGAACAATCCCATTCTGGTGGGTGACGCAGGGGTCGGAAAGACAGCCATCGTAGAGGGAATCGCCTGGCGCATAGTCAAAAAAGATGTACCTGAAAATCTGCGTAAGAAACGCATCCTCACCCTGGACATGGCGGGATTGGTTGCCGGGGCAAAATTTAAAGGTGAGTTTGAAGAGCGGTTGAAAGGAGTCATCGATGAAGTAAATGCTTCCCAGGGAGAGGTTATCCTGTTCATTGATGAGATCCATACCCTGATCGGCACCGGAGGAGGCAATGGAGCACTGGATGCAGCCAATATCCTGAAGCCGGCGCTGGCCCGTGGTGAACTCCGGGTTATTGGTGCGACCACACCGGATGAATTCCAGAAGTATTTTGAACAGGATAAGGCACTGGTGAGGCGTTTTCAGACCGTTTACGTCGATGAACCCAGTGTGGCAGATACCATTTCGATCCTCCGGGGAGTCCAGGAAAAATTCGAAGTTTACCACAAAATCGACATCCTGGATGAAGCACTGGTGGCCGCCGCAGAGCTGTCCAGCCGGTACATCACCGACCGAAGATTGCCCGACAAGGCCTTGGATCTGATCGATGAGGCTGCGGCCAAGCTCCGCCTCGAACTGGACTCCGTGCCGGACGAAATCGATGAATTGGATCGACGCGTTCAGCAGTTGGAGATCGAACGGGAGGCCATCAAGCGGGAGAACAATCAGGTTAAGCTGAAACAAATCTCGGAACAGCTGGCCAATGCCCGCGAAAAAGCCAATAGTAAGCGCTCCCAGTGGCACAATGAAAAAGAACAGGTCGACGCCATCCAAAACCTGAAAAAACAAATTGACGAAAAAGAGCAGGAAGCCAGTAAGGCTGAGCGCAATGCTGAATTCGACAAGGTAGCCCAGATTCGCTACGGTGAGATCGAAAAGCTGAAAGCCGAATTGATTGAAAAGGAAAAGCTATTGAACGCACTTCCGGAAGAAGATCGATTTACCAATGAAGAGGTAACCGCCAATGATGTGGCAGAGGTTGTCGCTCGCTGGACGGGTATACCGGTTCAGCGAATGCTGCAGAGCGAGAAGGAAAAATTGCTGCATCTGGAAGAAAAGATCGGGGAGCGCCTCATCGGTCAGAAAGAAGCGGTAAGAGCTGTTTCCGATGCCGTGCGCAGAAGTCGCGCTGGCATGCAGGACCCCAATCGTCCCATCGGTTCATTTATATTTCTGGGCCCTACCGGGGTCGGAAAGACTGAACTCGCCAAGGCGCTGGCCGAGGTGCTCTTTGATGACGAACGTGCCATCACCCGTATCGACATGAGTGAATACCAGGAGAAGCATGCAGCATCCCGCCTGGTCGGCGCGCCTCCGGGGTATGTAGGTTACGAGGAAGGAGGACAGCTTACGGAAGCGGTTCGCCGGCGACCCTATTCCATTATCCTCATGGATGAGATCGAGAAAGCCCATCCGGACACCTTTAATATATTGTTGCAGGTCCTGGATGACGGGCGGCTGACCGATAACAAAGGCCGCGTAGCCAACTTTAAGAATACCATCATCATCATGACCTCCAATATGGCCTCGGATGTCATTCTGGAGAACTTCGAGGACCTCGATGCGCTCGGGGCGGATCATCGCGCGGAGATTATCGAGACCACCAAAGAGGAGGTGTTTAACCAGCTGAAGGAAAATCTGCGGCCGGAATTTCTTAACCGGATCGATGAAAAGATCATGTTCCTTCCTTTAACCAAAGACGAGATCAAGCAAATTGCCGGACTGTTGCTGAAAGGCGTCCGCAAGAACCTGGGTCAGCAAGGCATCAGTCTGGAATTGACTCCCGCGGCCCTGGATCTGCTCACCGATCTGGGTTACGATCCCGAATTCGGTGCACGACCACTAAAACGGGTGATCCAGAAAGAACTTGTCAACGAACTGGCCAAGCAGGTGCTGGGAGGTACGGCTGGGCCCGGAACCGCCATGGTCATCGATGCGCAGAATGGCCAATTTGTATTCAACGGAGTGAGTAAACCGCTGGCTGAAGAAACGAAAGCGAACAAAAAAGCCGACGCAAAGCAGGAGGATCCTCAGCGCAAGCAACAATTGAACGAACTGATCAAAGCCACGGATGAAGTGAATGACGCGGTGAAGCAAGTGAAAAGAACCCGGCGGTCAGGATCTAAAGGTCACGAAAACAAGGAATAAAACCACATCAGGGATTTTCTCCTAATGCAACCGGGCGCGATGGGTCGGCAATCCAGTGGCTCCATGATCCGGCATATAAGCAAGGCATACCCAATCCGGCCTGGTGATAAGCCAGAATGTTGTGACATGCGGTTACACCAGATCCGCAATAAAAGACGGTGTGGTCGGCAGGTACTTTATCGGCTATGACGGCAAAACGGTCCTTCAGCGTATGGGCTGATTTCCAGGCTTTGGTTTCGCTCATGTTTTCACCGAAGGGCAGATTTACTGCTCCCGGTACATGACCGGCCACCGGGTCAATGGGTTCCTGTTCGCCACGGTACCGGATAGCTTCCCGGCTGTCCACCACACAGAATGCCGGATCTTGTCTCCAGCGATCCACCTCCTGGGCTGGTATCAGCCATTCGTCGTGATAATCCGGGGTATAGGATGATAAACCCGGTTTCGCAATGTCTTTGGTCACCGGAAATCCGCCATTCACCCAGGACTGCCAGCCACCATCAAGGACCATCACCTTGGGGAACCCTGACCATCGCAGCATCCACCACAGCCGTGCAGCGATACCTCCAATCTGATCGTCGTATACGACAAGGTGCATGTCCTTGCTGAGACCCCATTTATTCAGAGTCTCTTCCCAATTTTTTTTGTCCGGCAAGGGATGTCTGCCGGTAACCCCCGGGATCACCGGTTGCGATAGATCACGATCCAGATGGGCATAGATAGCTCCCGGGATGTGGCCATTCAGGTAAGCCTGCTCTCCGGCAGCAGGATCGGGCAGAGAAAACCGGGTGTCAAATACCCGCCAGTCAGGCTTATCAAGGTGATGGTATAGTGCCGCAGCGGTCAGGATTGAATCAGACATAGTCCTGGGTTTTAAGGAGCAAAAGGTAGTTATTTTTCTCAGCCTGCACATGCAAAGCAGATCGTTCCCCAGGCTGACAGGGAATATTTAGAATCGGCAGGGATAAACTTTGGCCGGAATATTTCATGATTTTTTATCTTCATCGGCAGAATCAACTGAATTATGAAAGTCTTTTATTCATTTGCTTTTTTTATCCTAATATTGGCAACCGGATGTGAAGCTCCTTCGACTTCCCAGCCGGCCACCAGCGAAAATCAGGAAACCATGGATCCATCGTACAACCCCGAAGCGAAACTGCAGGAATTAGGCATCACCCTCCCGGAAGTAGGGGCGCCCGTTGCGAACTATGTAAATACCGTACGCGTCGGCAATCTGGTCTATACCTCTGGGAAAGGGCCTAACACGCCGGATGGCGGATACATAACCGGGAAAGTAGGTGTCGACCTGACCCAGGAGCAAGGTTATGAAGCAGCTAAATTGGCTGCTATTCAGTTGATAGCATCGCTGAAAGCTGAAGTGGGTGATCTTAAGAAGATCAAGCGCATTGTGAAAGTGTTGGGCATGGTCAATTGTGCGCCGGACTTTGGCAATCAGCCGGAAGTAGTGAATGGATGTTCTGACCTGCTGGTTCATGTTTTTGGTGAACATGGACGGCATGCCAGATCAGCCGTAGGCATGGGCTCATTGCCCCGGAACATTGCCATCGAGATTGAATTGATAGCAGAAGTATACCCTTAACATCTAAACCTCTAAATCCTTTTTTTCTCGTGACGAAAAGGTTGCCTTTTGAGCCGAATGATGAGCTCATTCAAACAATAACCCGTGAAGTACAGGGCGGAAAGATATGTTATTTACACCGGCCTACCGGTGATCTGAACTTCCTGCCTGACGATGACCACTTCTTCGATAACTTACCTTCCGAATGGGTCGAATTCCTGGATTTCGTCGAAGCCAATGAAGATGATTTCGCCATTGTAGAACCCATGGACGAATTTGATCATCATCAGGTCATGACGGATTTTATGGTAGACGTAACCTTGCCAGTGCATTTTACGGACCTGCTTTACGATGCCCTGCAGGGAAAGCAACCACAGTCTGCTTTCAACCAGGAAGTCAACAACTCACCCTATCGCAAGCAGTGGACAGATTACCACCAGCAGCGGTACGAGGAATACGTACGCACGGGATTGGTTGATTACGACTGGGAGGAAGAATAAAGCAGATTTCAGCATGATGATACTGGATTTCAGATTCTCCTCTGTCACCTCTGATACCTCTGATACCTCTTTTACTTCTGATACCTCTGCTACCTCTTTTACCTCTTTTACCACTGATACCTGCATATGAACGTAGCGAAGTTGAATGATTTTCTCAATAATCTGGGTGGCTGGATCTGGGATATAGCACCCAAATTTTTATTGGCCATCGCCATCCTGCTGATCGGCTTCTGGCTGGTCAAAAAAGTACTGGTGGTCCTTCATCGACTGTTAGCTAAGGCATTCATATCACCAGAGCTGGAAGGGTTTCTCACCTCCATGGCCAGCATTGCCCTGAAAATTATTGTGGTCCTGTTTGCAGCCGGTACGCTGGGTTTCCAGGTGTCTTCCATCGTTGGGGTATTGGCTGGGATCGTCTTCGCCATCGGGCTTGCACTGCAGGGGTTCCTTGGCAATTTTGCATCCGGCATGACCATCATTTTTTTCAAACCATACAAAGTAGGCGATTGGGTGCAGATCTCGGATGTCTTTGGCCGCGTGGAACGCATTGAGATCTTCAACACGTTATTGGTGACACCCGGTAATAAAACCCTCATTGTGCCCAACGGAAAAGTGACCGATAGCATCATCACCAATTTCTCGATGAAAAACTACATCCGGCTTGAGTTAAAGGTCACGATGGCATATTCGGAAAGTTTTCCCAAAGTGCGGGAAACCATCGAGAAGGCGCTCCTTGACTTTCCGGTCATTCTTCAGGATCCTGCACCCATTATCGGCATCGAGTCTTTTGACAGCCACAACATCCTCGTCAGTGTACGACCGTGTATCCTTCCGGATGATTATTGGACCGCCACATTTGAAACCTATCAGCGCATCAAACACGCCTTTAACGAAGCGGGCATCGAGGTCGCCTACTCGGAAGGTATTGAGTTGGGCAAAATAGGGGTTTAAAGGATTTAGTAGTCAGTAATCAGTAATCAGTAATCAGTAGTCAGTAGCAATATTTATTATTTCTGAATACTAACTACTAAATACTCCCTACTCATTACAGTTTTACATTCGGTTTACACTGTTTTACAAGTACTTTACACCAATTCGGCAAAAAGTGGGTTTAGTTTGTCAAAAATAAATTCACATGAAGAAAATGATCAATACCCTCATCGGGATGGTGGTAGTAGGTGCAGGTATCAAAGCTCAGGAAACGCTAAGTGTCAACCTCGAAAAAAGCTCCCTGAAATGGATGGGAGAATATACCTTTTATTTTGGCGGTCATGAGGGGTTTATTAGCCTCACGGAAGGTCAGTTAATAAAAACAAACGATCAAATTACCGGAGGTCATTTTATCATCGATATGAATTCCATTTCAAACACGGATATTAAAATTGAGGATGCAAATAAAAGCTTGGTAGACCATTTAAAATCCGAAGACTTTTTTAATGTCAAGGAATATCCGGTGGCAAGATTGGTTATCACCCAAATAAACTATAACGATCAGACACATGCTGAAATAGATGCTGTGCTGACGATAAAGAATATTTCAAAATCGATCCGCTTCCGGGCAGAATTTGATCCCGGCAAAAAGGAAGTAAATACAAAATTCAAAATTGACCGCAATGATTGGGGCGTGAACTACAATCACCTCCTTAAAGATGAAGCCATTTCGGATGCCATTGGATTTCATATTAACCTGATCTACAAATAACTGATGATGACTCATTCTGTAAACAAGATTTTTGGAATGCTCTACATCCTGATTGCAATGACCATTTTATGTTGTGCTCCCAGCCGGACATCTGAGCATGAAGAAAGTGATGAGCTAACAGGTGGCGGATCCCAAATCGCCGATTATGTAGTAGCAACTTTTGAAGATGCGAAGGGGAATCTGTGGTTTGGTACATTAAGTAAGGGTGTAGCCCGTTACGATGGAAAAAGACTCGGTTATCTGACCATGGATGATGGCCTGCCAAGCAACCGGATAACCAGTATTATTCAGGACCAGGCTGGAAATATGTGGTTTGGTACCGGAGAAGGTATTTCCAAATACGACGGCCAGGCTTTTACCAATTTTACGACGGCCAATCAGCTTTGTAATAACCTGGTGAGCAATTTACTGATCGACAGCCAGGGCAATTTTTGGGTCGGGACCTGGGGAGGCGTTTGTAAATTTGACGGAGAACAATTCGTTGATTTTCCCTTTCCGAGACCGTTGGTAAATACAACCATCAATGAGGACACGAAAAATTGGATAACAGCCATCCGGGAGGATTCACAGGGAGGCATTTGGTTTGGCCTGGACGGATATGGCGCTACCCGATTCGACGGGAAATCATTTGCTCATTTTACCAAAGATGATGGTCTTTATTCGAATAATGTACAAGCCATTGCCGAGGATAAAGACGGTACTATTTGGTTTGGATCCCGCGTCGCGGAAAAAGACGACCCGGATGAAAACAAACGATTTGGACCGGGTGGGGTCACCCGATATGACGGAAAAAATTTCATCCATTATCCCGGAATAGAAGGAATAAATGACAACGATGTTTATGAAATTTATCGCGATCGGTCGGGAAAGATTTGGTTGGGAACATTATCTCATGGTGTCTATCAATACGATGATGACGCATTTAAAAATTACCCGGTTCCCAAACCCATCATGAGCATCACGGAAGACCGAAGAGGTAATTATTGGATTGGCTGTGCCGGTGGATTGTATAAAATCGATTTAAATGGTAAGGTATTAAACATCACGACCAACGGTCCATGGAAATAAATTAGCGAACCGTTTTATTAATCAAACTTCAATCCATATTATTTTCGGGCAGGCAATCCAAATGCTTACTCCAAATCCATTTCTTCCTTATGCTCCGTAAGGACCTCGATGATCATTTTGATGAGATCCGGCAACTCCATGCCGATCATCTCGGCACCCTTATACACTTCATCGCGGTCCACACTGGCCGCAAAGCCTTTGGTCTTGAGTTTTTTAATGACGGATTTGGGCTCCATTCCATCAATCTTGGTGGGTCGGATCAAAGCGGCGGCATACGTAAATCCCGTTAGCTCGTCAGCGGCCACAATGCATTTGTCGAGCAGGCTGTTGCGAGGCACATTCCACTTGGTATAATGGCCGGCAATCGCGTGAGCCATTTCATCCTCGCCCTGCTTGCGCAGTTCTTCCACGATCAGATTAGGGTGCTTTTCCGGCCACTTTTCATAATCTGCATCGTGGAGCAAACCGGTAATACCGAAGAGGTCTTCATCTTCACCAAAGTGCTGTGCCAGTCTGCGCATGACCAGTTCTACGCTGCGCATATGGCGTCGCAGGGCTTCGGTCTCAGTCATCGAAAACAAGAGGGCTTCTGCTTCTGTACGATTCATCAGGATAATTTAAGTCAATGTCTAACGGTCCGAAAATACCATTTTATAGGTGGTAATCGGACAGTATGTGTTGATCATCTTCGGAAGCACAAAGGTTAAAAATCAAATTTGATCCCTTGTGCTAAAGGCAGCTCCGTGCTGTAATTAATGGTATTGGTCTGCCGGCGCATGTAGGCTTTCCAGGAGTCGGAACCACTTTCCCGTCCGCCACCGGTCTGCTTCTCACCACCAAACGCTCCGCCGATCTCTGCGCCACTCGTGCCGATATTGACATTGGCTATGCCACAATCCGATCCGGCGGTCGAGAGATAAAGCTCTGCCTCCCGCAAATTAGTGGTCATAATAGCCGAAGATAGTCCCTGTGGAACGCCATTCTGCAAAGCAATGGCTTCCTCGATGGTCGAATATTTGATCAGGTACAGCAACGGCGCGAATGTCTCGTGCTGTACGATGGCCAGATCATTGGTAACCTCGGCGATCGAAGGGCTCACATAACATCCGGAGTCATACCCTTCTCCGGTCAGCGCTTTACCCCGTACCAGGAAGGTACCGCCCTGCTCCTTAACGGCTTTCAGCGAATTTTCGTAAAGGGCTACTGCGTCGGTATCAATCAGCGGACCCATGTGATTGGAGGCATCCAGCGGATTGCCGATGCGTATTTGCCGGTAGGCTTTGCGCAACGCCTTCTTTACGTCTTCGTAGATGGATTCGTGGATGATCAGCCGGCGCGTTGAAGTACACCGCTGCCCGGCAGTACCTACGGCACCGAAAACGGCCCCGGTAAGAACCAGCTTCATGTCCGAACTTGGGGTGATGATGATGGCATTGTTACCTCCCAGCTCCAGTAAGGAGCGGCCCAGGCGTTGAGCCACCGCCGTGCCGACGATCTTGCCCATACGGATGCTGCCGGTGGCCGAAATCAAGGGTACCCGCTCGTCATGCGTCATGTATTCCCCGACCCGGTAATCCCCGTTGATCAGGTTGACAATGCCTTCCGGCATTTTATTGGCCTTGAGGATGTCCTGAAAGATCAGCTGGCAGGCTACGCCGCAGAGTGGTACTTTTTCCGATGGTTTCCAAACGACCACATCGCCGCAGACCAGGGCGATCATGGCATTCCAGGACCATACTGCCACCGGGAAGTTAAACGCAGACACGATGCCCACGATCCCGAGGGGATGCCATTGCTCGTACATGCGGTGTGCAGGTCGCTCCGAATGCATGGACAATCCGTAGAGTTGCCGGGACAGGCCAACTGCAAAATCACAGATGTCGATCATTTCCTGTACTTCTCCCAGACCTTCCTGATAACTCTTTCCCATTTCATAGGAGACCAGCATACCCAGATGTTCTTTATGCCTGCGCAAAGCATCTCCGTATTGCCGCACGATCTCTCCGCGCTTGGGAGCGGGGACTGTCCTCCAGTAAACAAAAGCTTTCTCGGCAGTCTGGATGATTTTATCGTAATCTTTGCGACTGGTCACGCTTACTTTTCCAATCAGCTGCCCGTCTACGGGAGAATAGGATTCCAGATGATCATCGGATGTGCTGGATTTCATCCCGGTCCAGCTTCCTGCATTGATTTTTGTGAGTCGTAATTTTTTGATGAAATCTTTTTTCATTTTTTGTTTATCTTTAAGGCAAGGCAAAGTTATAAAAAGCCTCCCCCCGTCGTATCCCCCGAGTATAAGAAAGCGAAGTTCGACTTCGTTATTTGTTTACTGGAACTTGATTCCGATGCGCGGCCAACCAATCTTAATCTGTATCCTATGGATAGCTAACTGGCTATACAGCCAGCCACCATTGCGCTATCCCAACCTGATTCCTAACCCTTCATTTGAAGAACTCAACACCAGACCACTGGAATGGTTCTACACGGGGACCCATTTTACGCAATGCAGTAATAACTGGTGTTCACCTACCAGTGCATCGCCGGATCTCTACGGACCGGGGCTGAACGTCCCCAGGCATTGGCGTGAGAAGGGTTTTGGCAACATGTATGCCAAGGACGGATCCTATTGTGCTGGGATTACCGTCTATGGCTGTTACAATGGTAAGCCTCATTGCCGTGAATATATACAGGTATTGCTCAATGAACCACTGGTTCCCGGGCAGCTTTATGAGGTGACGATGTGGGTCGGACACCTCAAAGGCTCCTTATGGGCCGGCAATATCGGAGGGTATTTCTCGGAGGAGAAGATTTCTGACGTTGGAGCCAGCTTACTGGAAGAAGAACCACAGGTTGTCTGGAAAGATGCGGTTATTGTAAAGGATGGCAGCTGGCTGCGACTGCAGAAGACGTTTAGCGCTGAGGTTGACGCTAAATACCTGACCATAGGCAACTTCTTCCCGGATGACCGGACAGCCACCAGTGGGGAGAGCTTTCTGAATTATGCTTATTACTACCTGGATGATGTTTCCGTCCGGAAAATCGATCCCGTCATCAAGGCCGATTCAACCCAGTTGGTGCCGGATCCCATCGAGACCAACCGGCTGTATGCATTGAATAACATCTACTTCGATTACGATGAGGCGACCTTATTGCCCGCGTCCT
This genomic window contains:
- a CDS encoding AAA family ATPase, which codes for MTYDDFTIKAQECILEGQKLAGTLHQQQVDTTHLLLGIMNSEESISSFLLQKMHVDMDQLRTILDQAIRNYPRSEGANKQFLSSDANAALARAKKMMPIFGDEYISVELILLGILQGKDKAASLLQGLGATETAMKEAIRELRQGRKVDDPNVDNQYNALKKYTINLNDRAANGDLDPIIGRDDEIRRILQILSRRSKNNPILVGDAGVGKTAIVEGIAWRIVKKDVPENLRKKRILTLDMAGLVAGAKFKGEFEERLKGVIDEVNASQGEVILFIDEIHTLIGTGGGNGALDAANILKPALARGELRVIGATTPDEFQKYFEQDKALVRRFQTVYVDEPSVADTISILRGVQEKFEVYHKIDILDEALVAAAELSSRYITDRRLPDKALDLIDEAAAKLRLELDSVPDEIDELDRRVQQLEIEREAIKRENNQVKLKQISEQLANAREKANSKRSQWHNEKEQVDAIQNLKKQIDEKEQEASKAERNAEFDKVAQIRYGEIEKLKAELIEKEKLLNALPEEDRFTNEEVTANDVAEVVARWTGIPVQRMLQSEKEKLLHLEEKIGERLIGQKEAVRAVSDAVRRSRAGMQDPNRPIGSFIFLGPTGVGKTELAKALAEVLFDDERAITRIDMSEYQEKHAASRLVGAPPGYVGYEEGGQLTEAVRRRPYSIILMDEIEKAHPDTFNILLQVLDDGRLTDNKGRVANFKNTIIIMTSNMASDVILENFEDLDALGADHRAEIIETTKEEVFNQLKENLRPEFLNRIDEKIMFLPLTKDEIKQIAGLLLKGVRKNLGQQGISLELTPAALDLLTDLGYDPEFGARPLKRVIQKELVNELAKQVLGGTAGPGTAMVIDAQNGQFVFNGVSKPLAEETKANKKADAKQEDPQRKQQLNELIKATDEVNDAVKQVKRTRRSGSKGHENKE
- a CDS encoding HD domain-containing protein; amino-acid sequence: MNRTEAEALLFSMTETEALRRHMRSVELVMRRLAQHFGEDEDLFGITGLLHDADYEKWPEKHPNLIVEELRKQGEDEMAHAIAGHYTKWNVPRNSLLDKCIVAADELTGFTYAAALIRPTKIDGMEPKSVIKKLKTKGFAASVDRDEVYKGAEMIGMELPDLIKMIIEVLTEHKEEMDLE
- a CDS encoding mechanosensitive ion channel translates to MNVAKLNDFLNNLGGWIWDIAPKFLLAIAILLIGFWLVKKVLVVLHRLLAKAFISPELEGFLTSMASIALKIIVVLFAAGTLGFQVSSIVGVLAGIVFAIGLALQGFLGNFASGMTIIFFKPYKVGDWVQISDVFGRVERIEIFNTLLVTPGNKTLIVPNGKVTDSIITNFSMKNYIRLELKVTMAYSESFPKVRETIEKALLDFPVILQDPAPIIGIESFDSHNILVSVRPCILPDDYWTATFETYQRIKHAFNEAGIEVAYSEGIELGKIGV
- a CDS encoding RidA family protein, with amino-acid sequence MKVFYSFAFFILILATGCEAPSTSQPATSENQETMDPSYNPEAKLQELGITLPEVGAPVANYVNTVRVGNLVYTSGKGPNTPDGGYITGKVGVDLTQEQGYEAAKLAAIQLIASLKAEVGDLKKIKRIVKVLGMVNCAPDFGNQPEVVNGCSDLLVHVFGEHGRHARSAVGMGSLPRNIAIEIELIAEVYP
- a CDS encoding OmpA family protein, which codes for MRGQPILICILWIANWLYSQPPLRYPNLIPNPSFEELNTRPLEWFYTGTHFTQCSNNWCSPTSASPDLYGPGLNVPRHWREKGFGNMYAKDGSYCAGITVYGCYNGKPHCREYIQVLLNEPLVPGQLYEVTMWVGHLKGSLWAGNIGGYFSEEKISDVGASLLEEEPQVVWKDAVIVKDGSWLRLQKTFSAEVDAKYLTIGNFFPDDRTATSGESFLNYAYYYLDDVSVRKIDPVIKADSTQLVPDPIETNRLYALNNIYFDYDEATLLPASYHELNKLLKLMREHADWLIQIHGHTDISGDPVYNQKLSVQRAQAVVNYLIKYGIEPRRVTYVGHGSQQPIASNAVESGRQLNRRVEFKIVISDVEY
- a CDS encoding YceI family protein, with product MKKMINTLIGMVVVGAGIKAQETLSVNLEKSSLKWMGEYTFYFGGHEGFISLTEGQLIKTNDQITGGHFIIDMNSISNTDIKIEDANKSLVDHLKSEDFFNVKEYPVARLVITQINYNDQTHAEIDAVLTIKNISKSIRFRAEFDPGKKEVNTKFKIDRNDWGVNYNHLLKDEAISDAIGFHINLIYK
- a CDS encoding sulfurtransferase: MSDSILTAAALYHHLDKPDWRVFDTRFSLPDPAAGEQAYLNGHIPGAIYAHLDRDLSQPVIPGVTGRHPLPDKKNWEETLNKWGLSKDMHLVVYDDQIGGIAARLWWMLRWSGFPKVMVLDGGWQSWVNGGFPVTKDIAKPGLSSYTPDYHDEWLIPAQEVDRWRQDPAFCVVDSREAIRYRGEQEPIDPVAGHVPGAVNLPFGENMSETKAWKSAHTLKDRFAVIADKVPADHTVFYCGSGVTACHNILAYHQAGLGMPCLYAGSWSHWIADPSRPVALGENP
- a CDS encoding aldehyde dehydrogenase family protein, coding for MKKDFIKKLRLTKINAGSWTGMKSSTSDDHLESYSPVDGQLIGKVSVTSRKDYDKIIQTAEKAFVYWRTVPAPKRGEIVRQYGDALRRHKEHLGMLVSYEMGKSYQEGLGEVQEMIDICDFAVGLSRQLYGLSMHSERPAHRMYEQWHPLGIVGIVSAFNFPVAVWSWNAMIALVCGDVVVWKPSEKVPLCGVACQLIFQDILKANKMPEGIVNLINGDYRVGEYMTHDERVPLISATGSIRMGKIVGTAVAQRLGRSLLELGGNNAIIITPSSDMKLVLTGAVFGAVGTAGQRCTSTRRLIIHESIYEDVKKALRKAYRQIRIGNPLDASNHMGPLIDTDAVALYENSLKAVKEQGGTFLVRGKALTGEGYDSGCYVSPSIAEVTNDLAIVQHETFAPLLYLIKYSTIEEAIALQNGVPQGLSSAIMTTNLREAELYLSTAGSDCGIANVNIGTSGAEIGGAFGGEKQTGGGRESGSDSWKAYMRRQTNTINYSTELPLAQGIKFDF